In one window of Protaetiibacter larvae DNA:
- a CDS encoding single-stranded DNA-binding protein, translating to MAGETIITVVGNLTADPELRYTQGGLAVANFTIASTPRTFDRASNDWKDGEALFLRASCWREFAEHVAGSLTKGSRVIATGRLKQRSYETKEGEKRTSIELEVDEIGPSLRYATAQVTRASSGGGGGRSQGAVADEPWSSTGPAESGDVWNTPGSYSDETPF from the coding sequence ATGGCCGGCGAGACGATCATCACGGTCGTGGGCAACCTCACGGCGGATCCCGAACTGCGCTACACGCAGGGCGGGCTCGCGGTCGCGAACTTCACCATCGCGTCCACGCCGCGCACCTTCGATCGTGCGTCGAACGACTGGAAGGACGGCGAGGCCCTGTTCCTCCGCGCGTCCTGCTGGCGTGAGTTCGCCGAGCACGTCGCCGGCTCGCTGACCAAGGGCAGCCGCGTCATCGCGACCGGTCGCCTGAAGCAGCGCTCCTACGAGACGAAGGAAGGCGAGAAGCGCACCAGCATCGAGCTCGAGGTCGACGAGATCGGCCCGAGCCTGCGGTACGCGACCGCCCAGGTCACCCGTGCGTCGTCCGGCGGAGGCGGTGGCCGTTCGCAGGGCGCCGTCGCCGACGAGCCGTGGTCGAGCACCGGCCCCGCCGAGTCGGGTGACGTGTGGAACACGCCCGGTTCCTACTCCGACGAGACCCCGTTCTGA
- the rpsF gene encoding 30S ribosomal protein S6 produces MTHQYELMVILDPEIDERTVAPSLDKFLGVIRNDGGTIENVDIWGRRRLAYEIKKKAEGIYAVVNFTATSEATLELDRQLKLSEAVLRTKVLRAEEAVARVAAHAADEEKKAARKAAKAPAAEKPAAKAAAEKDAE; encoded by the coding sequence ATGACGCATCAGTACGAGTTGATGGTGATTCTCGATCCCGAGATCGATGAGCGCACCGTCGCACCCAGCCTGGACAAGTTCCTCGGCGTCATCCGCAACGACGGTGGCACCATCGAGAACGTCGACATCTGGGGTCGTCGCCGCCTGGCGTACGAGATCAAGAAGAAGGCCGAGGGCATCTACGCCGTCGTCAACTTCACCGCCACGAGCGAGGCCACCCTCGAGCTCGACCGCCAGCTGAAGCTGTCGGAGGCCGTGCTGCGCACCAAGGTGCTCCGCGCGGAGGAGGCCGTCGCCCGCGTCGCCGCGCACGCCGCCGACGAGGAGAAGAAGGCCGCCCGCAAGGCTGCCAAGGCTCCCGCCGCCGAGAAGCCCGCTGCGAAGGCTGCGGCCGAGAAGGACGCCGAGTAG
- a CDS encoding CCA tRNA nucleotidyltransferase yields the protein MQPVAAAVERLHALADSPTVRRIAERFAAAGHELALVGGPVRDAFLGRDAHDLDFASSASPDEILAVIAPLASAHWDIGRAFGTIGARLGELTVEITTYRSDVYDGATRKPVVAFGDSLEGDLLRRDFTVNALALRLPGKVLVDPSGGLEDLLAGRLRTPIEPEVSFGDDPLRMLRGARFTAQLGFTLGAATASAIQAMADRIDIVSAERVGEELTKLLLAPDPDSGLRVLVDTGLAERILPELPALRLEIDEHAHHKDVYEHSLTALRQAIALEGSRGHAPDLVLRLATLLHDIGKPATRRIEPGGAVSFHHHDVLGAKLATKRLRELRFDGETIKAVATLVRLHLRFFGYADAGWTDAAVRRYVRDAGDQLERLHILSRADVTTRNQRKAARLQQAYDELEERIAALAAEEELAAIRPDLDGEQIMAILGIAPGPEVGEAYRHLLELRLDEGPLAPADAEQRLRAWWSARQDPAG from the coding sequence ATGCAACCCGTCGCGGCAGCCGTCGAGCGGCTTCACGCGCTCGCCGATTCGCCGACCGTCCGGAGGATCGCCGAGCGCTTCGCGGCGGCGGGGCACGAGCTCGCCCTCGTGGGCGGGCCGGTGCGGGATGCCTTCCTCGGTCGCGACGCGCACGACCTCGACTTCGCGAGCTCGGCGAGCCCCGACGAGATCCTCGCGGTCATCGCCCCGCTCGCCTCCGCCCACTGGGACATCGGTCGCGCATTCGGCACGATCGGCGCGCGCCTCGGCGAGCTGACCGTCGAGATCACGACCTACCGTTCCGACGTGTACGACGGCGCCACCCGCAAGCCCGTCGTCGCCTTCGGCGACAGTCTCGAAGGCGACCTGCTGCGTCGCGACTTCACCGTCAACGCGCTGGCCCTGCGGCTGCCCGGCAAGGTGCTCGTCGACCCGTCGGGCGGCCTCGAGGACCTGCTGGCCGGGCGCCTGCGCACGCCGATCGAGCCCGAGGTGTCGTTCGGCGACGACCCGCTGCGGATGCTGCGCGGCGCGCGGTTCACGGCGCAGCTCGGCTTCACGCTCGGGGCGGCCACCGCATCCGCGATCCAGGCGATGGCGGATCGGATCGACATCGTCTCGGCGGAGCGCGTCGGCGAGGAGCTCACGAAGCTGCTGCTCGCACCGGACCCGGACTCCGGGCTCCGGGTGCTCGTCGACACGGGCCTCGCGGAGCGCATCCTGCCCGAGCTGCCGGCGCTGCGACTCGAGATCGACGAGCACGCCCACCACAAGGACGTCTACGAGCACAGCCTCACCGCCCTGCGTCAGGCGATCGCGCTCGAGGGCTCGCGCGGCCACGCGCCCGACCTCGTGCTGCGGCTCGCGACCCTGCTGCACGACATCGGCAAGCCGGCGACGCGCCGGATCGAGCCGGGGGGAGCCGTGAGCTTCCACCACCACGACGTGCTCGGCGCGAAGCTCGCCACCAAGCGGCTGCGCGAGCTGCGCTTCGACGGCGAGACGATCAAGGCGGTCGCCACGCTCGTTCGGCTGCACCTGCGGTTCTTCGGTTACGCCGACGCCGGCTGGACGGACGCCGCGGTGCGACGCTACGTGCGCGACGCGGGCGACCAGCTGGAACGGCTGCACATCCTGTCGCGCGCGGACGTCACCACCCGCAATCAGCGCAAGGCCGCGCGCCTGCAGCAGGCCTACGACGAGCTCGAGGAACGCATCGCGGCGCTCGCCGCCGAGGAGGAGCTGGCCGCCATCCGTCCCGACCTGGACGGCGAGCAGATCATGGCGATCCTCGGGATCGCGCCGGGGCCGGAGGTGGGCGAGGCCTACCGCCATCTTCTCGAGCTGCGCCTCGACGAGGGACCGCTCGCCCCCGCGGACGCCGAGCAGCGCCTCCGCGCCTGGTGGAGCGCCCGGCAGGACCCCGCTGGTTGA
- a CDS encoding DUF6049 family protein has protein sequence MPLTTRRASLSLAAALLLAGAGLASPALAVPHADEPSASSTRPAGVAAVTPGVGPVSVSIVVPLTVSPSETGLLTAEELERYTAPTGPLTRKLDAIIGTPVAIGVDPMIVASIRVLGSSAPPSALQWLARLEGAANESFPLAYADADLVAAARSDTLSGLTPSGFGFAIDPDDFSPPAAPSPSPSPEPPASADPDAAPPLPTTADVLAWTSSLPRIAWPVDATIGAGDIPPLVAAGYDRILLSSDEVGSDASPLVDLDGARGIVADSTMNALLRDALSSFTDADLAAALDALEGGLAARAQVAPGRGLVLTVGRDWPFLMQGLPAALSRIQASADAQLVPLSDILGLTPTAAMLGDGEPTAERDAAFRDVRDDISAERLFSTVLTDPAPLLDARTLERIALYSVGWTKLPEAWTTAVEAFRTRSDEIRSSVKIEHGNDVVLLASSAGFRVAVSNALPYPVTVRVSVVPRSPILQVQGGAELTVEPESTGTAYLPVQAVANGQVLVESSLTSPTGVPIDSGFSRVTVQAEWEGIGTLVVVGLLVVIFGAGIVRLVLRRRKARAAAADGADRDADADADADAEGTDG, from the coding sequence GTGCCGTTGACGACCCGCCGCGCGAGCCTCTCCCTGGCCGCGGCGCTGCTGCTCGCCGGGGCCGGGCTCGCCTCCCCGGCGCTCGCGGTGCCGCATGCCGACGAGCCGTCGGCGTCGAGCACCCGCCCCGCCGGGGTCGCCGCGGTGACTCCGGGCGTCGGCCCGGTCTCGGTGTCGATCGTCGTCCCGCTCACGGTGTCGCCCAGCGAGACCGGCCTGCTCACGGCGGAGGAGCTGGAGCGCTACACGGCGCCCACCGGGCCGCTCACCCGCAAGCTCGACGCCATCATCGGCACCCCGGTGGCGATCGGCGTCGACCCGATGATCGTGGCGTCGATCCGCGTGCTCGGAAGCTCGGCGCCCCCCTCCGCCCTGCAGTGGCTCGCGAGGCTCGAGGGCGCCGCGAACGAGAGCTTCCCTCTCGCCTACGCCGACGCCGACCTCGTCGCGGCCGCCCGCTCGGACACCCTCTCGGGCCTGACCCCGAGCGGCTTCGGCTTCGCGATCGACCCCGACGACTTCTCGCCCCCCGCCGCCCCCTCGCCGAGCCCGAGCCCCGAGCCCCCGGCATCCGCCGACCCTGACGCGGCTCCGCCGCTGCCGACCACGGCCGACGTGCTCGCGTGGACGAGCTCGCTGCCGCGGATCGCCTGGCCCGTCGATGCGACGATCGGCGCGGGCGACATCCCGCCGCTCGTCGCAGCCGGATACGACCGGATCCTCCTGTCGTCCGACGAGGTGGGCTCGGATGCCTCTCCTCTCGTCGACCTCGACGGCGCCCGCGGGATCGTCGCCGATTCGACCATGAACGCGCTCCTGCGGGACGCGCTCAGCTCCTTCACCGACGCCGATCTCGCGGCCGCGCTCGACGCACTCGAGGGCGGCCTGGCGGCGCGCGCGCAGGTGGCGCCGGGCCGTGGGCTCGTGCTCACCGTCGGACGCGACTGGCCGTTCCTCATGCAGGGTCTCCCCGCGGCGCTGTCGCGCATCCAGGCCTCGGCGGATGCGCAGCTCGTGCCGCTGAGCGACATCCTCGGCCTCACCCCCACCGCGGCGATGCTCGGCGACGGGGAGCCGACCGCCGAGCGGGACGCCGCGTTCCGCGACGTCCGGGACGACATCTCCGCCGAGCGCCTGTTCTCGACCGTGCTCACCGACCCCGCCCCGCTGCTCGATGCGCGGACGCTCGAGCGAATCGCCCTCTACTCGGTGGGCTGGACGAAGCTGCCCGAAGCCTGGACGACCGCCGTCGAGGCATTCCGCACGCGCTCGGACGAGATCCGCTCCTCGGTGAAGATCGAGCACGGCAACGACGTCGTGCTCCTCGCGAGCAGCGCGGGATTCCGGGTCGCGGTGAGCAACGCCCTGCCCTACCCCGTGACGGTGCGCGTGAGCGTCGTGCCCCGCAGCCCCATCCTCCAGGTGCAGGGCGGCGCGGAACTCACCGTCGAGCCGGAGTCGACGGGCACCGCCTACCTCCCCGTGCAGGCCGTGGCGAACGGGCAGGTGCTGGTGGAGTCCTCGCTCACGAGCCCCACGGGGGTGCCGATCGACTCCGGCTTCTCGCGCGTCACCGTCCAGGCCGAATGGGAGGGCATCGGAACCCTCGTCGTCGTCGGCCTGCTGGTCGTGATCTTCGGTGCGGGCATCGTGCGCCTCGTGCTGCGGCGGCGCAAGGCGCGCGCCGCGGCCGCGGACGGCGCGGACCGCGATGCGGATGCGGATGCGGATGCGGATGCCGAGGGGACGGATGGCTGA
- the murJ gene encoding murein biosynthesis integral membrane protein MurJ has product MAEPGAGPDIRRASARIASGTLVSRALGFVNAALLVWTIGAQNPGANAFGLANTLPTNIFALIAGGLMSAVLVPQIVRAAGHDDGGQAFVSRLLTLGITVFFVAGLAATLLAPVLVPLYTVEGRAFSAEAIQLAIALAYWCLPQVFFYAVYSLLGEVLNARGVFGPFTWAPVVNNLVMIVSLLSFGAIFGIAPAHDDPAGWTPQQIALLGGGATLGIAAQAVVLLLFWRRTGLRFRPDFHWRGVGLGATGKAAGWTFGMIVITQLTGLLQTNVASLAGPADPSIAVLNITWLLFVLPHSILTISIATPYFTRMSGHAHAGDLDQLRLDLSSSLRTILVLVTGAGAAIATAALPFGAFFGRDPGEIVGISSVLIAYLVGLVPFSTMFVLQRTFFALGDTRTPFLVQLVQAATFTLGATAAALFAPPSLIAVCIALATALASTAQALTLALVLRRRLGGVDGRRILARLALFLAAAVLAIGAGTGVLALLGGFSRGFAVAGPGSAFVSIILIGGVVLLVYGLVLSLTRVPELRAGLTPLRGLVARVRRRS; this is encoded by the coding sequence ATGGCTGAGCCGGGCGCCGGCCCCGACATCCGGCGGGCGAGCGCCCGCATCGCCTCGGGCACGCTCGTCTCGCGTGCGCTCGGCTTCGTGAACGCCGCCCTGCTCGTCTGGACGATCGGCGCCCAGAACCCGGGTGCCAACGCCTTCGGGCTCGCGAACACCCTGCCCACCAACATCTTCGCCCTCATCGCGGGCGGCCTCATGAGCGCGGTCCTCGTCCCCCAGATCGTGCGCGCCGCCGGACACGACGACGGCGGGCAGGCCTTCGTGAGTCGCCTCCTCACCCTCGGGATCACCGTCTTCTTCGTCGCGGGTCTCGCCGCGACGCTGCTCGCGCCGGTCCTCGTGCCGCTCTACACCGTGGAGGGCCGCGCATTCAGCGCCGAGGCGATCCAGTTGGCGATCGCCCTCGCCTACTGGTGTCTGCCGCAGGTGTTCTTCTACGCCGTGTACTCGCTCCTCGGCGAGGTCCTCAACGCGCGCGGCGTGTTCGGGCCGTTCACCTGGGCGCCGGTCGTCAACAACCTCGTGATGATCGTCTCGCTGCTGAGCTTCGGGGCGATCTTCGGCATCGCCCCCGCGCACGACGATCCGGCCGGATGGACGCCGCAGCAGATCGCGCTGCTGGGCGGCGGCGCGACGCTCGGCATCGCCGCCCAGGCGGTCGTGCTGCTGCTGTTCTGGCGCCGCACCGGCCTGCGCTTCCGCCCCGACTTCCACTGGCGCGGCGTCGGACTCGGCGCGACCGGCAAGGCCGCCGGGTGGACGTTCGGGATGATCGTCATCACCCAGCTGACCGGTCTCCTGCAGACCAACGTCGCGAGCCTCGCGGGGCCCGCCGACCCCTCCATCGCGGTGCTCAACATCACCTGGCTGCTGTTCGTGCTGCCGCACTCGATCCTCACCATCTCGATCGCGACGCCGTACTTCACCCGGATGAGCGGGCACGCCCACGCGGGGGACCTCGACCAGCTGCGCCTCGACCTCTCGAGCTCGCTGCGGACGATCCTCGTGCTCGTGACCGGCGCCGGTGCCGCGATCGCGACCGCCGCGCTGCCCTTCGGCGCCTTCTTCGGCAGGGATCCCGGCGAGATCGTCGGCATCAGCTCGGTGCTCATCGCCTACCTCGTGGGCCTCGTGCCGTTCTCGACGATGTTCGTGCTCCAGCGCACCTTCTTCGCCCTCGGCGACACCCGCACACCCTTCCTCGTCCAGCTCGTGCAAGCCGCGACCTTCACCCTCGGCGCGACGGCCGCGGCGTTGTTCGCCCCGCCCTCCCTCATCGCCGTGTGCATCGCGCTCGCCACCGCCCTCGCGAGCACCGCCCAGGCGCTCACCCTGGCGCTCGTGCTCCGCCGCCGCCTGGGCGGCGTGGACGGGCGGCGCATCCTCGCGCGTCTCGCCCTTTTCCTCGCGGCGGCCGTGCTCGCGATCGGCGCCGGGACGGGCGTGCTCGCCCTGCTCGGCGGCTTCTCGCGAGGCTTCGCGGTGGCCGGCCCCGGGAGCGCCTTCGTCTCGATCATCCTGATCGGCGGCGTCGTCCTGCTCGTCTACGGGCTCGTGCTCTCCCTCACCCGGGTGCCCGAGCTGCGCGCCGGTCTCACGCCGCTGCGCGGCCTCGTCGCACGCGTCCGGCGTCGAAGCTGA
- the trxB gene encoding thioredoxin-disulfide reductase encodes MRHLIIIGSGPAGYTAAIYAARANLAPLVIASSVEFGGELMKTTEVENFPGFPEGIMGPELMERMQQQAERFGAEIVYDDVVALDLTGDIKRVTLGDGSVHEAHAVIYATGSAYRKLGIPDEDRLSGYGVSWCATCDGAFFRQKKVAVVGGGDSALEEATFLTRFADTVYLIHRRDSFRASAAMQDRAFADPKIQVIWNNAVEHIYGDEKVTGIGIVNTVDGSETTLDVQGLFVAIGADPRTHLVHGQLDLAPEGTIEVQGRSSRTNLRGVFAAGDVIDPTYKQAATAAGSGVVAALDAEHYLAELEDGALAVAASR; translated from the coding sequence ATGCGTCACCTCATCATCATCGGATCCGGCCCGGCCGGCTACACCGCCGCCATCTATGCGGCGCGAGCCAACCTCGCCCCGCTCGTGATCGCGAGCTCCGTGGAGTTCGGCGGTGAGCTCATGAAGACCACCGAGGTCGAGAACTTCCCCGGATTCCCCGAGGGCATCATGGGGCCGGAGCTCATGGAGCGCATGCAGCAGCAGGCCGAGCGCTTCGGCGCCGAGATCGTCTACGACGACGTCGTCGCCCTCGACCTCACGGGCGACATCAAACGGGTCACCCTCGGCGACGGTTCGGTGCACGAGGCGCACGCGGTGATCTACGCCACCGGATCCGCGTACCGCAAGCTCGGCATCCCGGACGAGGATCGCCTCTCCGGCTACGGCGTCTCGTGGTGCGCCACCTGCGACGGCGCCTTCTTCCGCCAGAAGAAGGTCGCGGTGGTCGGCGGCGGCGACTCGGCGCTCGAGGAGGCCACCTTCCTCACCCGCTTCGCCGACACCGTCTACCTCATCCACCGCCGCGACAGCTTCCGCGCCTCGGCGGCCATGCAGGATCGCGCCTTCGCCGACCCCAAGATCCAGGTCATCTGGAACAACGCCGTCGAGCACATCTACGGCGACGAGAAGGTCACCGGCATCGGCATCGTCAACACGGTCGACGGCAGCGAGACCACGCTGGATGTGCAGGGCCTGTTCGTCGCGATCGGCGCGGACCCGCGCACCCACCTCGTGCACGGGCAGCTCGACCTGGCCCCCGAGGGGACCATCGAGGTGCAGGGGCGCAGCTCGCGGACCAACCTCCGCGGCGTCTTCGCGGCGGGCGACGTCATCGACCCCACCTACAAGCAGGCCGCAACGGCGGCGGGCTCCGGCGTGGTCGCCGCGCTCGACGCCGAGCACTACCTGGCCGAACTCGAAGACGGCGCCCTCGCCGTCGCCGCATCCCGCTGA
- the trxA gene encoding thioredoxin, which yields MSTKAVTDATFAEEVLNSEKPIMVDFWATWCGPCRAVSPILDKIAEEHADKISIVKLDVDDNPETAMKYGITSIPAMYVFQNGEVVKRVIGAKPKPALEADLADFLA from the coding sequence ATGTCCACCAAGGCCGTCACCGACGCCACCTTCGCCGAAGAGGTGCTGAACTCCGAGAAGCCGATCATGGTCGACTTCTGGGCCACCTGGTGCGGCCCGTGCCGCGCCGTCTCGCCGATCCTCGACAAGATCGCCGAGGAGCACGCGGACAAGATCTCGATCGTCAAGCTCGACGTGGACGACAACCCCGAGACCGCCATGAAGTACGGCATCACCTCCATCCCGGCGATGTACGTCTTCCAGAACGGCGAGGTCGTCAAGCGCGTCATCGGCGCGAAGCCGAAGCCGGCCCTCGAGGCGGACCTGGCCGACTTCCTGGCGTAG
- a CDS encoding PLP-dependent aminotransferase family protein — MQDTQGTNLDPWYGHYAERTAGLSASEVRALFAVASRPEVVSLAGGMPYVSALPQQLIERAALRAATDRAAVALQYGSGQGVPRLREQILEVMALEGIHGSVDDVVVTTGSQHALELLAKLFLDPGDVIIAEGPSYVTAITVFRSFQGEVVHVPMDDQGMNPQALRETIERVRAAGKRIKFLYTIPSFQNPTGVTLSWERRVEILEIARTSGILVLEDNPYGLLHFEQAPPPAMRSIDSEGVVYLGTFSKTLAPGLRVGWAIAPHAIREKLVLANEAAVLSPSSFSQIVISEYLDTADWKGQISTFRDVYRERRDAMLGALSDYLPSMTWTRPAGGFYVWLTMPEHLDSKAMLPRAVKELVAYTPGTAFYADGDGRRNMRLSFCYPQPDFIREGIRRLSTVINGELALLGEFSQTAPLPVQPVERDVLPPYAG; from the coding sequence ATGCAGGACACCCAGGGCACCAACCTCGATCCGTGGTACGGCCATTACGCCGAACGCACGGCCGGACTCTCCGCGTCCGAGGTTCGAGCCCTCTTCGCCGTCGCGAGCCGACCCGAGGTGGTCTCGCTCGCCGGCGGCATGCCCTACGTGTCCGCGCTGCCGCAGCAGCTCATCGAGCGGGCCGCGTTGCGCGCGGCGACCGACCGCGCCGCGGTCGCGCTGCAGTACGGCTCGGGGCAGGGCGTGCCGCGGCTGCGGGAGCAGATCCTCGAGGTGATGGCGCTCGAGGGCATCCACGGCTCGGTGGACGATGTCGTCGTCACGACCGGATCGCAGCACGCGCTCGAACTGCTCGCGAAGCTCTTCCTCGACCCCGGCGACGTCATCATCGCCGAAGGCCCGAGCTACGTGACCGCGATCACCGTCTTCCGCTCCTTCCAGGGCGAGGTCGTGCACGTGCCGATGGACGACCAGGGGATGAACCCGCAGGCGCTGCGCGAGACGATCGAGCGCGTGCGCGCGGCCGGGAAGCGCATCAAGTTCCTCTACACGATCCCGAGCTTCCAGAACCCGACGGGCGTGACTCTGAGCTGGGAGCGGCGGGTGGAGATCCTGGAGATCGCCCGCACGAGCGGCATCCTGGTGCTCGAAGACAACCCTTACGGGTTGCTTCACTTCGAGCAGGCCCCCCCGCCCGCCATGCGCTCCATCGATTCCGAGGGCGTCGTCTACCTCGGCACCTTCTCCAAGACCCTCGCCCCCGGGCTGCGGGTCGGCTGGGCGATCGCGCCGCACGCCATCCGCGAGAAGCTCGTGCTCGCCAACGAGGCCGCCGTGCTCTCGCCCTCCTCGTTCTCGCAGATCGTGATCTCGGAATACCTCGACACCGCGGACTGGAAGGGTCAGATCTCCACCTTCCGCGACGTCTACCGCGAGCGACGCGACGCGATGCTCGGGGCGCTCTCCGACTACCTGCCGAGCATGACCTGGACCCGGCCCGCCGGCGGGTTCTACGTGTGGCTCACGATGCCCGAACACCTCGACTCGAAGGCCATGCTCCCGCGCGCCGTCAAGGAACTCGTCGCCTACACCCCCGGCACGGCGTTCTACGCCGACGGCGACGGACGCCGCAACATGCGCCTGTCGTTCTGCTACCCGCAGCCCGACTTCATCCGTGAAGGCATCCGCCGCCTCTCGACCGTCATCAACGGCGAGCTGGCCCTGCTGGGCGAGTTCTCCCAGACGGCGCCGCTGCCCGTGCAGCCGGTCGAGCGCGACGTGCTGCCCCCGTACGCCGGCTGA
- a CDS encoding D-alanine--D-alanine ligase family protein, protein MSDTPIRIVVLAGGISHERDVSLRSGRRVADALAGHGLHVELRDPDASLLAFLRDDRPDVVWPALHGASGEDGALRGLLEFLGVPFVGSHSGAARLAWDKPTAKVIVERAGVATPRSITLPRDAFRELGADAVFEAIADELPVPLVVKPARGGSAQGVTIVEDRRDLPRAMVDAYTYGDVALVEQCIRGTEIAIGIIDTGDGPVALPAVEIEPLSGVYSFEARYNAGETRFYVPARLSDEVASRAAESALAAHRALGMRHISRVDLVVDGSGTPWFLEANVLPGLTETSLLPQALEAAGHDLGWVYAALAEDARR, encoded by the coding sequence ATGTCCGACACCCCGATCCGCATCGTCGTGCTCGCCGGCGGCATCTCGCACGAGCGCGATGTGTCGCTGCGCTCCGGCCGACGCGTCGCCGACGCCCTCGCCGGGCACGGGTTGCACGTGGAACTGCGCGACCCGGACGCCTCGCTGCTGGCCTTCCTGCGCGACGATCGCCCCGACGTGGTCTGGCCCGCGCTGCACGGCGCGAGCGGCGAGGACGGCGCCCTGCGCGGACTCCTCGAGTTCCTCGGGGTCCCGTTCGTCGGCTCCCACTCGGGCGCCGCCCGGCTCGCCTGGGACAAGCCCACCGCCAAGGTCATCGTCGAGCGCGCGGGCGTCGCCACCCCGCGGTCGATCACCCTCCCCCGCGACGCGTTCCGCGAGCTCGGCGCGGACGCCGTCTTCGAGGCGATCGCCGACGAGCTCCCCGTACCGCTCGTCGTGAAGCCGGCACGCGGCGGATCCGCCCAGGGCGTCACGATCGTCGAGGACCGCCGCGACCTGCCGCGCGCCATGGTCGACGCCTACACCTACGGGGATGTCGCGCTCGTCGAGCAGTGCATCCGCGGCACCGAGATCGCGATCGGCATCATCGACACGGGCGACGGCCCGGTCGCGCTTCCCGCCGTGGAGATCGAGCCGCTCTCGGGCGTCTACAGCTTCGAGGCGCGCTACAACGCCGGCGAGACCCGCTTCTACGTGCCCGCGCGCCTCTCGGATGAGGTGGCGAGCCGCGCCGCCGAGAGCGCCCTCGCGGCGCACCGGGCTCTCGGGATGCGGCACATCTCGCGCGTCGACCTCGTCGTGGACGGCTCGGGCACCCCGTGGTTCCTCGAGGCGAACGTGCTGCCCGGACTCACCGAGACCTCCCTGCTGCCCCAAGCGCTCGAGGCGGCCGGCCATGACCTCGGCTGGGTGTACGCGGCCCTCGCGGAGGACGCGCGGCGGTAG
- a CDS encoding ParB/RepB/Spo0J family partition protein → MAGPKRTGLGRGIGALIPTSDETHERPVDVFFPSAEDHADDLVAVPGARLANLSPDDIVPNPQQPRHEFRQEELEELVVSIREFGVLQPIVVRPRSGAAPGEPQYELIMGERRLRATKLAGVPTIPAVVKNTADDEMLRDALLENLHRAELNPLEEASAYKQLLDDFAITQEQLAERIGRSRPQITNTLRLLRLPTAVQRRVAAGVLSAGHARAILSVGEPDAMERLADKIINEDLSVRAAEAAAGAVSGKTARPAKPAAGKRQGHLDEIAERLGDRLDTRVKINLGASKGTIVIDFATVADLNRILTELGQDGFGK, encoded by the coding sequence ATGGCGGGTCCCAAGCGCACGGGTCTGGGCCGGGGGATCGGCGCGCTGATCCCCACCTCGGACGAGACCCACGAGCGACCCGTCGATGTCTTCTTCCCGAGCGCCGAGGATCACGCGGACGATCTGGTGGCGGTGCCGGGTGCGCGACTCGCGAACCTGTCGCCCGACGACATCGTCCCGAATCCCCAGCAGCCGCGCCACGAGTTCCGCCAGGAGGAGCTCGAGGAGCTCGTCGTGTCGATCCGCGAGTTCGGGGTGCTGCAGCCCATCGTGGTGCGCCCGCGATCGGGCGCCGCGCCGGGGGAGCCGCAGTACGAGCTCATCATGGGCGAGCGGCGCCTCCGGGCCACCAAGCTCGCGGGCGTCCCCACCATCCCGGCCGTCGTCAAGAACACCGCCGACGACGAGATGCTGCGCGACGCGCTGCTGGAGAACCTGCACCGTGCCGAGCTGAACCCGCTCGAGGAGGCGTCGGCCTACAAGCAGCTGCTGGACGACTTCGCGATCACCCAGGAGCAGCTCGCCGAGCGGATCGGGCGGTCGCGGCCGCAGATCACCAACACGCTGCGCCTGCTGCGCCTGCCGACCGCCGTGCAGCGGCGGGTCGCCGCGGGGGTGCTGAGCGCGGGCCACGCGCGTGCGATCCTCTCGGTGGGCGAGCCGGATGCGATGGAGCGCCTCGCCGACAAGATCATCAACGAGGACCTTTCGGTGCGTGCGGCGGAGGCTGCCGCGGGCGCGGTCTCCGGCAAGACTGCCCGGCCTGCGAAGCCGGCGGCCGGCAAGCGTCAGGGGCACCTCGACGAGATCGCCGAGCGGCTGGGCGACCGGCTCGACACGCGCGTCAAGATCAACCTCGGGGCGAGCAAGGGCACCATCGTGATCGACTTCGCGACCGTCGCCGATCTCAACCGGATCCTCACCGAGTTGGGGCAGGACGGCTTCGGTAAGTAG